Proteins encoded together in one Janthinobacterium tructae window:
- a CDS encoding Dabb family protein: MTCTSALRHIVLCDFLDGITSAKHAELVYEFSQLKHRIPGVRQFEWGPNVSPEGLDDGFTDCFTLTFDDAGARDVYLTHPAHLAFVEQLKPWLGRVLVFDYYPQEHPG, encoded by the coding sequence ATGACTTGTACCTCCGCCTTGCGCCACATCGTCCTGTGCGACTTCCTCGATGGCATCACTTCCGCCAAGCATGCCGAACTCGTCTACGAGTTCTCGCAGCTGAAACACCGCATTCCCGGCGTGCGGCAATTTGAATGGGGACCGAACGTCAGCCCGGAAGGCCTCGATGATGGCTTTACCGATTGCTTTACCCTGACCTTCGACGATGCCGGCGCGCGCGACGTGTATCTGACCCATCCGGCCCACCTGGCCTTTGTCGAGCAACTCAAGCCATGGCTGGGCCGTGTGCTGGTATTTGACTACTATCCGCAAGAGCATCCTGGCTGA
- a CDS encoding amino acid aminotransferase, producing the protein MTNPTVSASLFSAIEMAPRDPILGITEAFNADQNPAKINLGVGVYYDDNGKVPLLACVRKAEAILIEQASPRTYLPIEGLAAYDKAVQELVFGADSAVIQERRAVTVQAIGGTGALKIGADFLQRFAPGAQVYISDPSWENHRALFESAGFVVNNYTYYDAATHGVNFDGMLASLNAMPAGSIVVLHACCHNPTGADLSVAQWDQIISVVTSRGLVPFLDMAYQGFANGIAEDGAVVRRFADAGGPLLVSNSFSKSFSLYGERVGALSVVASSADEAARLLSQLKRVVRTNYSNPPVHGGKVVATVLATPELRQLWEEELAGMRVRIREMRNAFVEKLKVKAPGHDFEFVRQQIGMFSYSGLTKEQVATLREQSIYAVDTGRICVAALNSRNIDIVIDAIAKVL; encoded by the coding sequence ATGACGAACCCAACTGTTTCTGCCAGTCTGTTTAGCGCCATCGAGATGGCCCCACGCGACCCGATCCTGGGCATCACCGAAGCATTTAACGCGGACCAGAATCCCGCCAAAATCAATCTGGGCGTTGGCGTCTATTATGACGACAACGGCAAGGTGCCTCTGTTAGCTTGCGTACGCAAGGCGGAAGCCATCTTGATCGAACAGGCCTCGCCACGCACCTATCTGCCGATCGAAGGCCTGGCTGCCTACGACAAGGCGGTGCAAGAACTCGTATTTGGCGCCGATAGCGCCGTTATTCAAGAGCGCCGCGCCGTGACCGTGCAAGCCATCGGCGGCACGGGTGCACTGAAGATCGGTGCCGACTTCTTGCAGCGCTTCGCGCCGGGTGCCCAAGTCTACATCAGCGACCCGAGCTGGGAAAACCACCGCGCGCTGTTCGAAAGCGCCGGTTTCGTCGTGAATAACTACACGTACTACGATGCCGCCACCCATGGCGTGAACTTCGACGGCATGCTGGCCAGCCTGAATGCCATGCCAGCCGGCTCCATCGTCGTGCTGCACGCCTGCTGCCACAACCCGACCGGCGCCGACCTGAGCGTGGCCCAGTGGGATCAGATCATCAGCGTGGTCACGTCGCGCGGCCTGGTGCCGTTCCTGGACATGGCCTATCAAGGTTTCGCCAACGGCATCGCCGAAGACGGCGCCGTGGTGCGCCGCTTCGCCGACGCGGGCGGCCCGCTGCTGGTATCGAACTCGTTCTCGAAATCGTTCTCGCTGTACGGCGAGCGCGTGGGCGCCCTGAGCGTCGTCGCATCGAGCGCCGACGAAGCGGCCCGTCTGTTGTCGCAATTGAAACGCGTCGTGCGCACCAACTACTCGAACCCGCCAGTACACGGCGGCAAGGTGGTCGCCACCGTCCTGGCCACGCCGGAACTGCGCCAGCTGTGGGAAGAGGAACTGGCCGGCATGCGCGTGCGCATCCGTGAAATGCGCAATGCCTTCGTGGAAAAACTGAAGGTCAAGGCACCAGGCCACGACTTCGAATTCGTGCGCCAGCAAATCGGCATGTTCTCGTACTCCGGTCTCACCAAGGAGCAGGTAGCGACCCTGCGCGAGCAATCGATCTACGCCGTCGACACGGGCCGTATCTGCGTGGCAGCGTTGAATTCGCGCAATATCGACATCGTCATTGACGCGATCGCCAAAGTGCTTTAA
- the uvrB gene encoding excinuclease ABC subunit UvrB translates to MPELSTASEAESAIISFPDSPFKLHQPFSPAGDQPAAIAQLSEGIADGLAFQTLLGVTGSGKTYTMANVIARMGRPAIVFAPNKTLAAQLYSEFRDFFPQNAVEYFVSYYDYYQPEAYVPQRDLFIEKDSSINEHIEQMRLSCTKSLMERRDVIIVATVSAIYGIGNPNEYHQMILTLRVKDRVSQRDVIARLIQMQYTRNEVDFGRGTFRVRGDTIDIFPAEHAELAVRLEMFDDEIESIQLFDPLTGRVRQKIPRFTVYPGSHYVTPRSTVLRAVETIKDELRERLEFFRKENKLIEEQRLEQRTRFDLEMMAEIGFTKGIENYSRHLSGALPGEPPPTLVDYLPPDALMFLDESHVLTGQLSAMYNGDRSRKTNLVDYGFRLPSALDNRPLKFEEFEQKMRQTVFVSATPGDYEKNHSDQVVEQVVRPTGLVDPQIIVRPASTQVDDLMSEIVERIKKDERVLVTTLTKRMSEQLTEYLGDHGIKVRYLHSDIETVERVEILRDLRLGTFDVLVGINLLREGLDLPEVSLVAILDADKEGFLRSERSLIQTIGRAARNLNGTAILYGDRITDSMRRAIDETERRRAKQIAFNTANNIIPIGVKKSIREMIDGVYSPQEARDNLQVAQEAAKFEAMSEKQVSKEIKRLEKLMLDHAKNLEFEKAAQVRDQLHILKQQLFGAPGTDNVASILGK, encoded by the coding sequence ATGCCCGAATTATCTACCGCCAGCGAGGCGGAAAGCGCAATTATCTCTTTCCCGGATTCCCCCTTCAAGCTGCACCAGCCCTTCTCTCCGGCCGGCGATCAGCCGGCGGCGATCGCCCAGTTATCCGAGGGGATCGCCGACGGACTGGCCTTCCAGACCCTGCTGGGCGTGACCGGTTCCGGCAAGACCTACACCATGGCCAACGTCATCGCGCGCATGGGCCGGCCCGCCATCGTCTTCGCCCCCAACAAGACGCTGGCGGCGCAGCTGTACAGCGAGTTCCGCGACTTTTTCCCGCAAAATGCGGTCGAATACTTCGTCAGTTACTACGATTACTACCAGCCCGAAGCCTACGTGCCGCAGCGCGACCTGTTCATCGAAAAGGACTCGTCGATCAACGAGCATATCGAGCAGATGCGCCTGTCGTGCACCAAGTCGCTGATGGAGCGGCGCGACGTCATCATCGTCGCCACCGTCTCGGCCATCTACGGTATCGGTAACCCCAACGAATACCACCAGATGATCCTGACGTTGCGCGTAAAAGACAGAGTCAGCCAGCGCGACGTCATCGCGCGCCTGATCCAGATGCAGTACACGCGCAACGAGGTCGATTTCGGCCGCGGCACCTTCCGCGTGCGCGGCGATACCATCGACATCTTCCCCGCCGAGCATGCGGAACTGGCCGTGCGCCTGGAAATGTTCGACGACGAGATCGAATCGATCCAGCTGTTCGACCCGCTGACGGGCAGAGTACGGCAAAAAATCCCCCGCTTCACCGTGTACCCGGGTTCGCACTATGTGACGCCCCGCTCCACCGTGCTGCGCGCCGTGGAAACCATCAAGGACGAGCTGCGCGAACGCCTCGAGTTCTTCCGCAAGGAAAATAAACTGATCGAAGAGCAGCGGCTGGAACAGCGCACGCGCTTCGACCTGGAAATGATGGCCGAAATCGGTTTCACCAAGGGCATCGAGAACTACTCGCGCCACCTGTCCGGCGCGCTGCCGGGCGAACCGCCGCCCACCCTGGTCGACTATCTGCCGCCCGACGCGCTGATGTTCCTCGACGAGTCGCACGTGCTGACGGGCCAATTGAGCGCCATGTACAACGGTGACCGCTCGCGCAAGACGAACCTGGTCGATTACGGCTTCCGCCTGCCGTCGGCGCTGGACAACCGGCCCTTGAAATTCGAGGAATTCGAACAGAAGATGCGCCAGACGGTGTTCGTCTCGGCCACGCCGGGCGACTACGAAAAAAACCATTCCGACCAGGTGGTCGAACAGGTGGTCCGCCCCACGGGCCTGGTCGACCCGCAGATCATCGTGCGCCCCGCCAGCACGCAGGTGGACGACCTGATGTCGGAAATCGTCGAGCGCATCAAGAAGGACGAGCGCGTGCTGGTCACCACGCTCACCAAGCGCATGTCGGAACAATTGACGGAATACCTGGGCGATCACGGCATCAAGGTGCGCTACCTGCACAGCGATATCGAAACGGTGGAGCGCGTGGAAATCCTGCGCGACCTGCGCCTGGGCACCTTCGACGTGCTGGTGGGGATCAACCTGCTGCGCGAGGGCCTGGACTTGCCGGAAGTGTCGCTGGTCGCCATCCTCGACGCGGACAAGGAAGGCTTCTTGCGCTCCGAGCGCAGCCTGATCCAGACCATCGGGCGCGCCGCGCGTAACCTGAACGGTACGGCGATCCTGTACGGCGACCGCATCACTGACTCCATGCGCCGCGCCATCGACGAGACGGAACGCCGCCGCGCCAAGCAGATCGCCTTCAATACGGCCAACAACATCATCCCGATCGGCGTGAAAAAATCGATCCGCGAAATGATCGACGGCGTCTACAGCCCGCAGGAAGCGCGCGACAACCTGCAAGTGGCGCAGGAAGCGGCGAAGTTCGAAGCCATGAGCGAAAAACAGGTCAGCAAGGAAATCAAGCGCCTGGAAAAACTGATGCTCGACCACGCCAAGAACCTGGAGTTCGAAAAGGCGGCGCAGGTGCGCGACCAGCTGCACATCCTCAAGCAGCAGCTGTTCGGCGCACCGGGCACGGACAATGTGGCGTCGATACTGGGCAAATGA
- a CDS encoding DUF3224 domain-containing protein: protein MKSHSLAGLLLAACCLSVAPAGVASSASTEGDHRMHAHATGSFSISMTPATAPQRAGRTSLGRVLLEKVYAGDLVATAKGEMLNAVTDTQGAAGYVAMEAITGVLEGREGSFVAQHAGTMADGRQQLTIVIVPHSGTGQLTGISGTLAIRIENGQHFYDIDYSLPE from the coding sequence ATGAAATCACACAGTCTGGCTGGCCTGCTGCTGGCCGCATGTTGTCTATCGGTGGCGCCAGCCGGCGTCGCCTCGTCTGCATCTACAGAAGGAGATCATCGCATGCACGCGCACGCTACGGGAAGTTTTAGCATCAGCATGACGCCGGCCACGGCGCCGCAACGCGCGGGGCGCACGAGCTTGGGAAGGGTGCTGCTTGAGAAGGTGTATGCGGGCGACCTGGTCGCCACGGCCAAGGGCGAAATGCTCAATGCCGTGACCGACACCCAAGGCGCGGCTGGCTATGTCGCGATGGAAGCCATCACGGGCGTGCTGGAGGGCAGGGAGGGCAGCTTCGTGGCGCAGCATGCGGGCACGATGGCCGACGGCAGACAGCAGCTGACTATCGTCATCGTGCCGCATTCCGGCACGGGGCAACTGACGGGGATCAGCGGCACGCTGGCCATCCGCATTGAAAACGGCCAGCATTTCTACGACATCGATTACTCGCTGCCGGAGTAG
- a CDS encoding helix-turn-helix domain-containing protein, which produces MDKTDSTINLLAARGQAPKGIVDPQAAARRIRLATYPPAAALAPFVDYFWVVEWDRRGCAPETQRVLPYPNAHLVFDLGRTAIHGVVRGAFDRPLSGAGKVLGVRFAPGGLRPLITQPLSTFTDTTIAANALLGMPAAQAEARVLGESDDLAMVAQVQALLLARLPQVDDAALLAARLTAAAAAHNGPASVAQLCENMAIGERKLQRLFANYVGVPPKWVIQRYRLQEAIWRLAQPDAPDLASLAHALGFFDQAHFSRSFAELVGSTPFDYRRSQLATVA; this is translated from the coding sequence TTGGATAAAACCGACAGCACGATAAATCTGCTCGCCGCGCGCGGCCAGGCGCCAAAAGGCATCGTCGACCCGCAGGCGGCGGCGCGCCGCATACGCCTGGCAACCTATCCACCGGCTGCCGCGCTGGCGCCGTTTGTCGACTACTTCTGGGTGGTGGAATGGGACAGGCGAGGCTGCGCGCCGGAGACGCAGCGCGTGCTGCCCTACCCGAACGCCCACCTGGTCTTCGACCTTGGGCGCACCGCCATTCATGGCGTGGTGCGCGGCGCCTTTGACCGGCCGTTGAGCGGTGCGGGCAAAGTATTGGGCGTGCGTTTCGCGCCGGGCGGCCTGCGCCCGCTCATCACGCAACCACTGTCGACCTTCACCGACACGACCATCGCGGCCAATGCGCTGCTGGGCATGCCGGCAGCGCAGGCCGAGGCGCGGGTGTTAGGCGAGTCCGACGATCTGGCCATGGTGGCGCAGGTACAGGCACTGCTGCTGGCAAGGCTGCCGCAGGTCGATGACGCCGCCCTGCTGGCCGCCAGGCTGACCGCAGCGGCGGCAGCCCACAACGGCCCGGCAAGCGTGGCACAACTGTGCGAAAACATGGCCATCGGCGAGCGCAAGCTGCAGCGCCTGTTTGCCAACTACGTGGGCGTGCCGCCGAAATGGGTGATCCAACGCTACCGCCTGCAGGAGGCGATCTGGCGCCTGGCGCAGCCCGATGCGCCCGACCTGGCCAGCCTGGCGCATGCACTGGGCTTTTTTGACCAGGCCCATTTCAGCCGCAGTTTTGCGGAACTGGTGGGCAGCACGCCGTTCGACTATCGCCGCTCGCAGCTGGCGACAGTCGCCTAA
- a CDS encoding IS4 family transposase, with product MARLALQRALDPAWVDALFERERGAQYQRELLFSTTVELMSVVAVGLRPSLHAAAQAYPDLPVSVQALYDKVKRTEPNLVRALVTGSVERLGDVITPFLQGNAPLVPGYRTRIVDGNHLPASEKRLKPLRAFRGAAMPGQSLVVYDPDSGLVVDMEPCEDAHSQERAVMPPLLERSHPGDLWIADRNFSTRMILSEWDRRGCAFIVREHGRTPNPAPLDELTYRGRIATGAVFEQCVAIPGATGQKVASRRIELQLYKPTDDGEMILRLLTNLPKEHFSARAIARLYSKRWRIETMFQRLESVLHSEVKTLGHPRAALFAFGIAILAYNVLTVLQCAVSAAHDLVASGIELSPFYVAVEVRAHYAGMVMAVPTKAWQRYDAMCASELSKLLLQIAAYAKPKTLRKHPRGPKKTVKKGYVAGAVARRHVSTARVLKDGAVNVHL from the coding sequence ATGGCAAGGCTGGCGCTGCAACGTGCCCTCGATCCTGCTTGGGTCGATGCACTTTTCGAGCGCGAACGTGGCGCCCAGTACCAGAGGGAGCTACTGTTCTCGACGACAGTCGAACTGATGTCCGTGGTCGCAGTTGGGCTGCGGCCATCGCTTCACGCTGCAGCGCAGGCTTACCCTGATTTGCCTGTTTCGGTGCAAGCTTTATATGACAAGGTCAAGCGTACCGAGCCGAACCTGGTACGGGCGCTGGTCACCGGCAGCGTCGAGCGCCTTGGAGATGTGATCACGCCATTTTTGCAGGGGAATGCACCGCTGGTTCCGGGTTACCGCACCCGAATCGTGGACGGTAACCATTTGCCTGCAAGCGAAAAGCGGTTGAAGCCTTTACGCGCCTTTCGCGGCGCCGCAATGCCTGGCCAGTCCCTTGTGGTGTATGACCCTGATTCGGGCCTGGTCGTCGATATGGAGCCTTGCGAAGATGCACACTCGCAGGAACGCGCCGTGATGCCGCCGTTACTGGAGCGTTCGCATCCGGGCGACCTGTGGATTGCTGATCGCAACTTCAGCACGCGCATGATCCTGTCCGAATGGGATCGCCGTGGGTGTGCCTTCATCGTGCGTGAGCACGGTCGTACGCCCAATCCGGCACCGCTCGACGAGCTGACATATCGAGGGAGAATCGCGACCGGCGCCGTCTTTGAACAGTGCGTTGCCATCCCTGGAGCTACAGGACAGAAGGTAGCATCACGTCGCATTGAACTGCAACTTTACAAGCCCACTGACGATGGCGAAATGATTCTCCGATTACTGACGAATCTACCAAAAGAGCATTTCAGCGCACGCGCCATTGCTCGCCTATACAGCAAGCGCTGGCGGATCGAGACAATGTTCCAGCGGCTCGAATCGGTCTTGCACAGTGAAGTCAAGACTCTCGGACACCCGCGCGCAGCCTTGTTCGCGTTCGGTATCGCGATCCTGGCCTATAACGTGCTGACTGTCTTGCAGTGCGCGGTAAGCGCCGCGCACGACCTAGTTGCCAGCGGCATTGAGCTATCGCCGTTTTATGTGGCCGTGGAGGTGCGAGCGCACTATGCCGGCATGGTGATGGCTGTGCCAACCAAAGCATGGCAGCGTTACGACGCCATGTGTGCATCAGAGCTGAGCAAATTACTGCTTCAGATTGCCGCTTACGCCAAACCAAAAACGCTGCGCAAACACCCTCGCGGCCCGAAAAAAACAGTGAAAAAAGGCTACGTGGCCGGCGCTGTTGCGCGACGCCACGTATCAACGGCACGGGTATTAAAAGACGGGGCTGTCAATGTACACCTTTAA
- a CDS encoding flavin reductase family protein: MLDPIHFYEPAQGHGLPHDPFNAIVGPRPIGWIATRSSAGVLNLAPYSFFNAFNYTPPLIGFSSIGRKDTLRNIEQTGEFVWNLATRPLAEAMNISCAPAPPEVDEFALAGLTPAASRIVKVPRVAESPVSFECRRTQIIELQGLNGDGVGSWLVLGEVVGVHIARHLLVEGVYDTAAAAPVLRGGGPADYFEIGPDSLFHMRRPVWP; the protein is encoded by the coding sequence GTGCTTGATCCCATACACTTTTATGAACCTGCGCAGGGCCACGGCCTGCCGCATGATCCCTTCAACGCCATCGTGGGGCCGCGTCCCATCGGCTGGATCGCCACGCGCAGCAGCGCAGGCGTGCTCAATCTGGCGCCCTACAGTTTTTTCAATGCGTTCAATTACACGCCGCCGCTGATCGGTTTTTCCAGCATCGGCCGCAAGGATACCTTGCGCAATATCGAGCAGACGGGTGAATTCGTGTGGAACCTGGCGACGCGGCCGCTGGCCGAGGCGATGAACATCAGTTGCGCGCCGGCGCCGCCCGAGGTCGACGAATTCGCGCTCGCCGGCCTGACGCCGGCTGCCTCGCGCATTGTCAAGGTGCCGCGCGTGGCCGAGAGTCCCGTGTCCTTCGAATGCCGGCGCACGCAGATCATCGAGCTGCAAGGATTGAATGGGGACGGCGTCGGCAGCTGGCTGGTACTGGGGGAAGTGGTGGGCGTGCATATCGCGCGCCATCTGCTCGTGGAAGGTGTGTACGACACCGCCGCAGCTGCTCCTGTCTTGCGCGGCGGCGGCCCGGCCGATTATTTTGAAATCGGTCCGGACAGCTTGTTTCACATGCGACGGCCAGTCTGGCCTTAG
- a CDS encoding AI-2E family transporter, with translation MHTLTLHQKVFLLLLSIVTIGFGWILAPYAGAIFWGVVLAILFAPVYRWLLRKTRGRAGLASLLTLLLIVVIVILPLSLISVSLVNQAASVVAMVRSGEITVGMFFNKIMAVLPQWSINLLERFHLSSLASLQDKLAEGAKQVSQVVAVKAINVGLYTFEFLTSLCIMLYLLFFLMRDGSTLSARIKGAVPLSRKYKQRLFTNFTTVIRATVKGNILVAIAQGALGGLAFWFLDVPAPLLWAVLMAFLSLLPAVGAALVWAPVAVYFLATGAIWQGAGLAAFGVFVIGLVDNVLRPILVGKDTKMPDYVVLLSTVGGMALFGLNGFVIGPVVAALFIASWDLFVSASEFQAED, from the coding sequence ATGCATACCCTCACGCTGCACCAGAAAGTATTCTTGCTCCTCTTGAGCATCGTCACCATCGGCTTCGGCTGGATACTGGCGCCGTATGCGGGCGCCATCTTCTGGGGCGTCGTCCTGGCGATCCTGTTCGCGCCCGTGTACCGCTGGCTGCTGCGGAAAACCAGGGGCCGCGCCGGCCTGGCGTCGCTGCTGACCTTGCTGCTCATCGTCGTCATCGTGATCCTGCCGCTGTCGCTCATTTCCGTGTCGCTGGTGAACCAGGCGGCCAGCGTCGTGGCGATGGTACGTTCGGGCGAAATCACGGTCGGCATGTTCTTCAATAAAATCATGGCGGTACTGCCGCAATGGTCGATCAATTTGCTCGAACGCTTCCACCTGAGCAGCCTGGCCAGCCTGCAGGACAAGCTGGCCGAGGGCGCCAAGCAGGTGAGCCAGGTGGTGGCGGTGAAAGCCATCAATGTTGGCCTGTACACCTTCGAATTCCTCACCAGCCTGTGCATCATGCTGTACCTGCTGTTTTTCCTCATGCGCGATGGCTCCACCCTGTCGGCCCGCATCAAGGGCGCCGTACCGCTGAGCCGCAAGTACAAGCAGCGCCTGTTCACCAATTTCACCACGGTGATCCGCGCCACCGTGAAGGGCAACATCCTCGTGGCGATCGCCCAGGGCGCCCTCGGCGGCCTGGCGTTCTGGTTCCTCGACGTGCCCGCACCCCTGCTGTGGGCAGTGCTGATGGCTTTCCTGTCACTGCTGCCAGCCGTCGGCGCCGCCCTCGTCTGGGCGCCCGTGGCCGTCTACTTCCTGGCCACGGGCGCCATCTGGCAAGGCGCAGGCCTGGCCGCTTTCGGCGTCTTCGTCATCGGCCTGGTCGACAACGTGCTGCGTCCCATCCTGGTCGGCAAGGACACCAAGATGCCCGACTACGTGGTGCTGCTGTCGACCGTGGGTGGCATGGCCCTGTTTGGCCTGAACGGCTTCGTCATCGGCCCCGTGGTGGCAGCCCTGTTCATCGCTTCGTGGGATCTGTTCGTCTCGGCCAGCGAATTCCAGGCCGAAGATTAG
- a CDS encoding NIPSNAP family protein has protein sequence MITCYLRYIIDPYKLREFEAYGKLWIPLVERFGGQHHGYFLPSEGASNVALAMFSFPSLALYEQYRSDSMQDAECQAAFRYAEETRCIVSYERSFFRPVFA, from the coding sequence ATGATCACCTGTTATTTGCGCTACATCATCGACCCGTATAAATTGCGGGAATTCGAAGCCTACGGCAAGCTGTGGATACCGCTGGTCGAACGTTTCGGCGGCCAGCACCACGGCTACTTTTTGCCGTCCGAAGGCGCCAGCAACGTCGCGCTGGCCATGTTCTCGTTTCCCAGCCTGGCCCTGTATGAACAGTACCGCAGCGACTCGATGCAGGACGCCGAGTGCCAGGCCGCCTTCCGCTACGCGGAGGAGACGCGCTGCATCGTCAGCTACGAGCGCAGTTTTTTCCGCCCTGTGTTTGCCTGA
- a CDS encoding WD40 repeat domain-containing protein, which yields MTAGSKPLKLGCSYGVRFSPDGTRLAVLGRDLVLWDVAARTKLWRGKFIAHMSDMAFSPDGSRLAIKSTTGQIAVVDAQAGQLLLNLQNKKDGEGCGPAWSPCSRYLADGGWDGRLRMRDAQTGETLFTQEHPGEMLRGVYAIDGGRRLLLQHGVKLVDEGQVQPLDYCSVWDWPLQDGGGRVVLSLPGLMSCAPSPDGESLAVLHHAGGAQYLSVYALADGSCLAKVPVEAGGGTGNALRWLPDGSALGRIGKGKLLFYGWPGLGVLAQEDFIYPCALDFLPASPLAAIGSWEAGMLMELNLHKETA from the coding sequence ATGACGGCAGGGTCGAAGCCCCTGAAGCTGGGCTGCAGCTACGGTGTACGGTTTTCGCCCGATGGCACGCGCCTGGCCGTGCTGGGCCGCGACCTGGTCCTGTGGGACGTGGCGGCGCGAACCAAGCTGTGGCGCGGAAAATTCATCGCGCACATGTCGGACATGGCCTTCTCGCCCGATGGCAGCCGGCTGGCTATCAAGAGCACGACGGGCCAGATCGCCGTGGTGGATGCGCAGGCGGGCCAGTTGCTGCTGAACTTGCAGAACAAGAAGGATGGCGAAGGCTGCGGTCCCGCATGGTCGCCGTGCAGCCGGTATCTGGCCGACGGCGGCTGGGATGGCCGTCTGCGGATGCGCGACGCGCAAACGGGCGAGACGCTTTTCACGCAGGAGCATCCGGGCGAGATGCTGCGGGGAGTCTACGCCATCGATGGCGGGCGGCGTTTGCTGCTCCAGCACGGCGTCAAATTGGTGGACGAGGGGCAGGTGCAGCCGCTTGACTACTGCAGTGTGTGGGACTGGCCCTTGCAAGACGGCGGCGGGCGCGTGGTGCTGTCGCTGCCAGGCCTGATGTCGTGCGCGCCGTCGCCGGACGGGGAGTCTCTGGCCGTGCTGCACCACGCCGGCGGTGCGCAGTATCTGTCCGTGTACGCGCTGGCCGACGGCAGTTGTCTGGCCAAGGTGCCCGTGGAGGCGGGCGGCGGTACGGGCAACGCCTTGCGCTGGCTGCCCGACGGCAGCGCGCTGGGACGCATCGGCAAGGGCAAGCTGCTGTTTTATGGCTGGCCCGGTCTCGGCGTGCTGGCGCAGGAAGATTTTATCTACCCCTGCGCGCTGGACTTCTTGCCTGCTTCGCCACTGGCCGCCATCGGCTCGTGGGAAGCTGGCATGCTGATGGAGTTGAACCTTCACAAGGAAACCGCATGA
- a CDS encoding GNAT family N-acetyltransferase has protein sequence MTILHTARLRLEPVTEQHYDAMHAMNSDTEVMTYLNAGQPETEEHTRAAVARIMGRWAEWGYSWWALMRTEDEVLVGLACLQHIGGDKAKPHEIGWRLARSGWGKGYASEAAQAIVAHAFDVVGAPEVVAVAHPDNAASIKVMTRLGMQYVGMERHYDLDSVVYRLARP, from the coding sequence ATGACCATTTTGCACACGGCGCGGCTGCGCCTCGAACCCGTCACCGAGCAGCATTACGACGCCATGCATGCCATGAACTCGGATACCGAAGTGATGACCTACCTGAATGCGGGCCAGCCGGAGACGGAAGAGCACACGCGCGCCGCCGTTGCCCGCATCATGGGCCGCTGGGCCGAGTGGGGCTATTCGTGGTGGGCCTTGATGCGTACCGAAGATGAGGTGCTGGTGGGGCTGGCCTGCTTGCAGCATATCGGCGGCGACAAGGCCAAGCCGCATGAAATCGGCTGGCGCCTGGCGCGCTCTGGCTGGGGCAAGGGCTATGCCAGCGAAGCGGCGCAAGCGATCGTCGCGCATGCCTTCGACGTCGTCGGCGCGCCCGAAGTGGTGGCCGTGGCGCACCCGGACAATGCCGCCTCGATCAAGGTCATGACGCGCCTGGGCATGCAATACGTGGGCATGGAACGCCACTACGACCTCGACAGCGTGGTGTACCGCCTGGCGCGCCCATGA
- a CDS encoding phosphoribosyltransferase, whose translation MTTPQSNDQHLWVNWEEYHRLIERLALKVYESGWKFDQVLCLARGGVRPGDVFSRIFDLPLAILSTSSYREDAGTVRGDLDIAKYMTMTKGPLAGRILLVDDLADSGVTLDKVTRHLKENFPDVTEVKSAVIWLKGCSVVRPDYFLDELPHNPWIHQPFEDYDGLRPHQLAAWIKKGEAGK comes from the coding sequence ATGACTACCCCACAATCGAACGATCAACATCTCTGGGTCAACTGGGAAGAGTACCACCGCCTGATCGAGCGCCTGGCGCTCAAGGTCTACGAATCGGGCTGGAAATTTGACCAGGTACTGTGCCTGGCGCGCGGCGGCGTGCGTCCCGGCGACGTGTTCTCGCGCATTTTTGATTTGCCGCTGGCCATCCTGTCGACCAGCTCCTACCGTGAAGACGCAGGCACCGTGCGCGGCGATCTCGATATCGCCAAGTACATGACCATGACCAAGGGCCCGCTGGCCGGCCGCATCCTGCTGGTCGACGACCTGGCCGATTCGGGCGTCACGCTGGACAAGGTCACGCGTCACCTGAAGGAAAACTTCCCTGACGTGACCGAAGTCAAATCGGCCGTGATCTGGCTGAAAGGCTGCTCCGTCGTGCGTCCTGACTACTTCCTCGACGAACTGCCGCACAACCCGTGGATCCATCAGCCGTTCGAAGACTATGACGGCCTGCGTCCGCACCAGCTGGCGGCGTGGATCAAGAAGGGCGAAGCAGGCAAGTAA